Proteins from a single region of Gambusia affinis linkage group LG12, SWU_Gaff_1.0, whole genome shotgun sequence:
- the xirp1 gene encoding xin actin-binding repeat-containing protein 1 isoform X2 produces MADAERKITVSQPFHEEDELPPPPPPPPVPPRPFDYEGPMTLSSLPLPPPKETFSMFYQQRQKSELKRLYKHIHPNLRASLDDAVDDEIMQAVQAENAQAADAAYQGEVQSMRWIFENWTLDNIGDPHETKKLLDTEELKGRDVRSTSTMFEHIDSTQHMATKRQTSVRGDVRTSTWLFETQPLDALSKPKADEGELVEALLKEPIQSGDVRGTRLLFESKPLSDLGRCNSIEDCSVLKLKSELQEQRGDVRKNLKLFETEPYCAIRDNSGNIHEIKSICREEINSGELNTARWLFETQPLDTINKGSDGVKIIRGISLEEGHREGVDQKRWMFETQSFDTITEVSGVDMFHGVDASNSGQANVVNKKKLFETQPRAPLGENSLEREAIIGGDVKSSMWLFETQPMQALSDSCKAGHLKKISLSAEEQGEVKGKKLMFENVSFQKNTLFKEQEIEKGDVTGFKQLFETIPLSQIAQLEQQMAERQETNKAVMETSPLYAIKDSSGNLHEVTTVSREEFIQGKVKNYKWMFETKPLDQLADGKDVEIIKGITRQEDTTGDVKTAKWLFETQTIDGIHCKFNKTEQSSSAEKEPCKGDVKTCKWLFETQPMDMLYDKMQKTKDKDAIDTDVKSMTWLFESQPLDTIRDGEPNSLKLCSTKRDSVKPEVAVQTVKHLFETETLDRIKKESDAEQNLRCISQVNFQSGDVSRVKELFESQSIDEIGSEIMSTAEGQKQGEHIEKGSVHKVTWMFENCPMNQINRDQDEHGVSMEAVGVLETGDVQNKRFVFETSSLDKIQKEPIEEKSVSVQDLMGNVDVKSSTMMFESLPLYAIRDKEGQFHEVTTVKKEEVMSGDVRGARWMFETKPLDAIKAENEVYVIRAVTQEDVKKGDVKSARWRFETQPLDSLTERDEPPVLVTEDFGGSSVQLNKQIFESEQSNKKFVRMVSVTDVQRGDVRTSTWLFENQTLDSLKGKPQEQSPVKTVHREDNQKGDVKRCTWMFESQPLDKIKESKDTSAQATEEVPKADVKCTTWLFETTPLDKITASSVADTLSYLYEIKFVHSSGIIIEENERRHVNMAKYLLESSKGVQIQKEDIVAGNIRNIMLQLLLKPTIKPQVTLLREVEKGQINTTVVELPVFESTTTANVERDRRIQNIAQMIDDFLVQDKNFKKGIIMQESGEERGEMSVFSLICNSEIKTESHVMERGDVKTTIGNLLATANNQRAATLCRVDENEKGNVNLYKSCIEKGDLHYLKSLHTEESEFEAACGLLMKEQVETVQGGVQEAKRSLGQQKEQVERTVCDVLPGDVKNTKKVFSSEPFVSVDCCIPREEIIPGDVSSAKQQLAAKQPVIVDKEEVVPGDIKATMESLERAKQQSMNVEREMIKPGTIYEMDLSAHGPVDEGSQPQKEVILSGDVRAAKKSLEMAKQQSMQVEREVIVPGKIYNLGVSVQKESSSTEAQSTCSSSSRCQQIKTYPQVSDAEKDQVDNCQPSAVVVSNCAQQPMPLFVGCDFNGQTTEDEIEEVIRGDVKAAIRSLQSAATEQKFVDKENVVRGNVQLALESLQKSSVNVSKGDYKAAMIYRNSGRTCPGKSKTVHNQCVVVPIPSSDATLSPSISVTCEGQPRNPTQFSPHNPLANGPTISPILERVTSPPLIEKSKKPKSHKPALPPKPQWITVEAANTSPTSAPKVIYPIDDNLNAEVSPKQSQQFPIQFTETPSEERNDGRMQRDGDEGSHLSNEYQPTDSNIQIDSTKLQTPLTERKSNIHLTMSNSDKMHVERNVVQKINASEEIQMCMKNYAEDGKQEVNMSLRSALKNFGKKDRDDLDKRVLPSKKVKVSYNNSSDHRQTGNNLPQHHEHELSLPRHQRKTEVETSQTNTTGEINHSQQNDLQQNKQELWHNVVLREKKVRETEEERRQRLSVHKDEIMKENAETAMEIFDNLRKREELKGILSQVQEIEGEQSSVDATSLKSLYSNVPPWMVTPRNAKRCKKEEKKVAELQDDDLESISSVESAFEDLEKASKEITKLKEQTLVKLVDIEETIKKALYSVSNLKSEADIAGLSGLFDESLKSEQNFQPVNSIKKISIVSSKTNPSPRKESPEETQNANSKPLIRQSSSQSSPSFISIRSARKPSEQQRPTMSTFKPDTKSAPGGCHDAKQDLDSSVPESSSNGPSQERKVSVLEVKAVPEQNTGIIGTKTVSETYEESDSFGNVFVSSVTSTFVTNQPDGKTSAMFEVVGGPARYEVTTSPLMQRSRRPFEDKVLSNAKQNGTVFVTFSQPKQKK; encoded by the coding sequence ATGGCTGATGCAGAAAGGAAAATCACAGTTTCACAACCATTTCATGAGGAAGATGAgttgcctcctcctcctccacctcctcctgtCCCACCCAGACCCTTTGACTATGAAGGGCCAATGACTCTGAGTAGCCTCCCTTTGCCTCCACCCAAAGAAACCTTCTCCATGTTCTACCAGCAACGGCAGAAGAGTGAACTGAAGAGGCTCTACAAACATATCCACCCCAACCTGCGAGCAAGTCTTGACGACGCCGTCGATGATGAGATAATGCAAGCAGTGCAGGCAGAAAACGCTCAGGCAGCAGACGCAGCTTATCAGGGAGAAGTTCAGTCCATGAGGTGGATCTTTGAAAACTGGACTCTCGACAATATCGGAGATCCTCACGAAACGAAGAAACTCTTGGATACAGAGGAATTAAAAGGCAGAGACGTCAGAAGCACCTCTACGATGTTTGAGCACATTGACAGCACCCAACACATGGCGACTAAAAGACAAACGTCCGTCAGAGGGGATGTGAGAACGTCCACATGGTTGTTTGAAACCCAACCTTTAGATGCTCTAAGTAAACCCAAAGCTGACGAAGGTGAACTGGTAGAGGCCCTTCTGAAAGAACCCATTCAGTCTGGCGATGTAAGAGGGACTCGACTTCTTTTTGAGTCCAAACCACTGAGCGACTTGGGCCGGTGCAATTCCATTGAAGACTGTAGCGTCCTGAAACTGAAATCTGAGCTTCAGGAGCAGAGAGGCGATGTCAGGAAAAACTTGAAGCTGTTTGAGACAGAACCTTACTGTGCCATCAGAGACAACAGCGGCAATATCCACGAGATTAAATCCATCTGTAGAGAGGAGATCAATAGTGGCGAACTCAACACTGCCCGGTGGCTTTTTGAAACCCAGCCTTTGGACACAATCAATAAAGGAAGTGATGGAGTGAAAATCATCCGGGGTATATCGCTGGAGGAAGGGCACAGAGAAGGCGTCGACCAGAAAAGGTGGATGTTTGAAACTCAGTCGTTTGACACGATTACAGAGGTTTCAGGAGTAGATATGTTTCATGGAGTAGATGCCAGCAACTCAGGACAAGCTAATGTCGTCAACAAAAAGAAGCTGTTTGAGACGCAACCCAGGGCACCCCTAGGAGAAAACTCTCTGGAGAGAGAAGCAATCATTGGGGGAGATGTCAAGTCTTCAATGTGGCTGTTTGAAACTCAGCCCATGCAGGCGCTTAGTGACAGCTGCAAAGCGGGTCACCTGAAGAAAATCAGTCTGTCAGCTGAAGAACAAGGGGAAGTGAAAGGCAAAAAGCTCATGTTTGAAAATGTCAGCTTTCAAAAGAATACTTTGTTTAAAGAACAAGAGATTGAAAAGGGGGATGTTACGGGGTTCAAGCAACTCTTTGAGACGATCCCCTTAAGTCAAATTGCTCAGCTTGAACAGCAGATGGCTGAGAGGCAGGAGACCAACAAGGCAGTAATGGAGACCAGCCCTCTATATGCAATAAAAGATAGTTCTGGAAACCTTCATGAGGTCACAACAGTCAGCCGGGAGGAATTCATCCAGGGGAAAGTCAAAAACTACAAGTGGATGTTTGAGACCAAGCCTTTAGATCAGCTGGCAGATGGAAAAGATGTTGAGATTATCAAAGGCATCACCAGACAGGAGGACACTACAGGTGATGTTAAGACAGCAAAGTGGCTTTTTGAAACCCAGACCATTGATGGAATCCACTgcaaattcaataaaacagaacaaagctCTTCAGCTGAAAAGGAGCCTTGCAAAGGTGATGTCAAGACCTGCAAATGGTTATTTGAGACACAACCGATGGATATGTTgtatgacaaaatgcaaaaaaccaAGGATAAAGATGCTATTGACACAGATGTCAAGTCTATGACTTGGCTTTTTGAGTCACAACCCCTGGACACCATCAGAGATGGTGAGCCGAACAGCTTGAAGCTGTGCAGCACTAAGAGGGACTCTGTCAAACCAGAGGTTGCTGTTCAGACAGTCAAGCATCTATTCGAAACAGAAACTTTGGATAGGATAAAAAAAGAGTCAGATGCAGAACAAAACTTAAGATGCATCAGCCAGGTCAACTTTCAGTCAGGAGATGTGTCACGTGTCAAGGAACTTTTTGAGTCCCAATCCATTGATGAAATTGGGTCAGAAATCATGTCAACAGCTGAGGGACAGAAGCAAGGTGAACACATTGAAAAAGGTTCAGTGCATAAAGTTACATGGATGTTTGAGAACTGTCCTATGAACCAGATTAATAGAGACCAAGATGAGCACGGAGTAAGCATGGAGGCTGTTGGAGTTCTTGAGACTGGAGACgttcaaaacaaaaggttcGTCTTTGAAACCTCTTCACTGGACAAAATCCAAAAGGAACCAATTGAAGAGAAGTCAGTGTCAGTGCAGGACCTTATGGGCAATGTTGATGTGAAATCCAGCACCATGATGTTTGAGTCCCTGCCTCTCTATGCCATCAGAGACAAAGAAGGGCAGTTTCATGAAGTGACCACTGTCAAAAAAGAAGAGGTCATGAGTGGTGACGTCAGAGGGGCAAGGTGGATGTTTGAGACAAAACCACTGGACGCCATCAAGGCGGAGAATGAAGTTTATGTGATTCGAGCTGTTACACAAGAAGATGTCAAGAAAGGGGATGTAAAATCAGCCAGATGGAGGTTTGAGACGCAACCTCTGGATTCCCTCACTGAACGAGATGAACCTCCTGTTTTGGTCACTGAAGACTTTGGAGGCAGCAGTGTCCAGctgaataaacaaatatttgaatctgagcaatcaaacaaaaagtttgtgAGAATGGTTAGTGTCACTGACGTGCAACGGGGAGATGTGAGGACCTCCACCTGGCTTTTTGAGAATCAGACCCTCGACAGTCTGAAAGGCAAACCTCAGGAGCAGAGTCCAGTCAAAACAGTTCACAGAGAAGACAACCAGAAGGGAGATGTGAAGCGCTGCACGTGGATGTTTGAATCTCAACCACTGGACAAGATCAAGGAGTCCAAAGATACCTCAGCACAAGCCACTGAGGAGGTACCCAAAGCTGATGTGAAGTGCACTACCTGGCTTTTCGAGACTACGCCTCTGGATAAAATCACTGCCAGCAGTGTGGCTGACACACTTTCATACCTGTATGAAATCAAATTTGTCCACTCCAGTGGCATAATAATAGAAGAAAACGAAAGGAGGCATGTTAACATGGCAAAATACCTTCTTGAATCCAGCAAAGGTGTGCAAATTCAAAAAGAGGACATTGTTGCTGGCAACATTAGAAACATCATGTTGCAACTTCTGCTCAAACCAACAATCAAGCCACAAGTTACTCTTCTGAGAGAAGTCGAAAAGGGTCAAATCAACACCACTGTGGTGGAGCTGCCAGTCTTTGAGTCAACAACAACTGCCAACGTTGAGCGAGATCGAAGGATACAAAACATTGCTCAGATGATAGATGACTTTCTTGTTCAGGACAAGAATTTCAAAAAGGGAATTATAATGCAAGAGTCTGgagaggaaagaggagaaatgtcagttttttctCTGATCTGCAATAGTGAGATCAAAACTGAGAGTCATGTTATGGAAAGGGGAGATGTGAAAACTACAATTGGAAATCTCTTGGCTACTGCCAATAATCAGAGAGCTGCAACTTTGTGTAGAgtggatgaaaatgaaaagggCAATGTGAATTTATATAAAAGCTGCATTGAAAAAGGAGACCTTCATTATTTGAAGAGTCTTCATACTGAGGAATCTGAATTTGAAGCTGCTTGTGGCCTTTTGATGAAGGAGCAAGTTGAAACAGTTCAGGGGGGTGTGCAGGAAGCAAAGAGAAGCCTCGGCCAGCAAAAAGAGCAGGTTGAGAGAACCGTTTGTGATGTTTTGCCCGGAGATGTAAAGAACACCAAGAAGGTTTTCTCATCTGAGCCTTTTGTCAGTGTCGATTGCTGTATTCCAAGAGAAGAAATAATCCCAGGAGACGTGTCGTCAGCAAAGCAACAACTGGCTGCAAAGCAACCTGTGATTGTGGATAAAGAGGAAGTTGTACCTGGAGACATCAAGGCAACAATGGAATCATTAGAGCGTGCAAAACAGCAAAGCATGAATGTGGAGAGGGAGATGATTAAACCTGGGACCATCTATGAAATGGACTTGTCAGCTCACGGTCCCGTAGACGAAGGAAGCCAACCACAGAAAGAAGTGATTTTATCTGGAGATGTGAGAGCAGCTAAAAAGTCCCTTGAAATGGCCAAGCAGCAAAGCATGCAGGTGGAGCGGGAGGTCATTGTTCCtggaaaaatatacaatttggGGGTGTCGGTGCAGAAGGAAAGCTCTTCGACTGAGGCTCAATCTACATGCTCGTCTTCCTCAAGATGCCAGCAAATCAAGACTTATCCACAGGTCAGTGATGCAGAGAAGGATCAGGTTGACAATTGTCAACCAAGTGCAGTTGTAGTCAGCAATTGTGCCCAGCAACCAATGCCTTTATTTGTAGGTTGTGATTTTAATGGTCAGACAACTGAAGATGAAATAGAAGAAGTCATTAGAGGAGATGTGAAGGCAGCCATTAGGTCTCTGCAGAGTGCAGCAACAGAGCAGAAGTTTGTAGATAAGGAAAATGTTGTGAGAGGAAATGTGCAGCTGGCTTTGGAATCTCTTCAGAAATCTAGTGTAAATGTATCCAAGGGAGACTATAAAGCTGCAATGATATACAGGAATTCAGGCAGGACATGCCCAGGGAAGAGCAAGACTGTTCACAATCAGTGTGTTGTGGTGCCTATTCCTTCGTCTGATGCAACATTGTCTCCTTCAATTTCAGTAACCTGTGAAGGACAGCCAAGGAACCCAACACAGTTTTCACCCCATAACCCATTAGCAAATGGACCCACTATATCACCCATCTTGGAAAGAGTAACCTCACCTCCACTCATAGAAAAGAGCAAGAAACCAAAGAGTCACAAGCCAGCATTACCACCAAAGCCACAATGGATAACAGTGGAAGCAGCAAACACCTCACCAACTTCTGCTCCCAAAGTTATCTACCCCATTGACGACAACTTGAATGCAGAGGTTTCTCCGAAACAAAGCCAGCAGTTTCCTATTCAATTTACAGAGACGCCAAGTGAGGAAAGGAATGATGGAAGAATGCAGAGAGATGGTGATGAAGGTTCACATTTGTCAAATGAATATCAGCCAACTGACTCTAACATTCAGATAGATAGCACAAAGCTCCAAACGCCACTCACGGAGAGGAAATCCAACATTCATCTAACAATGTCCAACAGTGACAAAATGCATGTAGAAAGAAATGTGGtccagaaaataaatgcatctgaGGAGATTCAGATGTGCATGAAAAATTATGCAGAAGATGGAAAACAGGAGGTGAACATGAGCTTGAGGTCCGCTCTTAAGAACTTTGGAAAAAAGGACAGAGATGATTTGGACAAAAGAGTTTTGCCGTCCAAAAAGGTTAAAGTGAGTTATAATAATAGTAGTGATCACAGGCAAACTGGCAATAATTTGCCTCAGCATCATGAACATGAGCTTAGCCTTCCCAGACATCAACGCAAGACTGAAGTGGAAACATCACAAACTAATACGACAGGCGAAATAAATCATTCACAGCAAAATGACCTACAACAAAACAAGCAGGAACTCTGGCATAACGTTGTTTTACGAGAGAAGAAAGTAAGAGAGACCGAGGAGGAAAGACGGCAAAGACTTTCAGTCCACAAAGATGAAATCATGAAAGAAAATGCGGAGACCGCCATGGAAATCTTTGATAATCTGAGGAAACGAGAAGAACTCAAAGGAATCCTGTCTCAGGTGCAGGAGATCGAAGGAGAGCAGAGCAGTGTAGATGCCACCTCCCTGAAGTCATTATACAGCAACGTCCCTCCTTGGATGGTCACGCCAAGAAATGCCAAGAgatgtaaaaaagaagaaaagaaagttgcAGAATTACAGGATGATGATCTTGAAAGCATTTCCTCAGTTGAAAGTGCGTTTGAAGATCTTGAGAAAGCCAGCAAGGAGATAACGAAGCTGAAGGAACAGACATTAGTCAAACTTGTTGACATTGAGGAAACAATCAAAAAGGCACTGTACTCCGTTTCCAATCTGAAATCTGAAGCTGACATTGCAGGTTTGTCAGGACTCTTTGACGAATCTTTGAAATCTGAGCAAAATTTTCAACCCGTCAATAGTATCAAGAAAATAAGCATAGTGTCGAGCAAGACCAATCCAAGTCCTAGAAAAGAGTCACCAGAAGAGACCCAAAATGCAAACAGTAAGCCACTTATCAGACAATCCTCCTCTCAGTCTTCACCATCATTCATCTCCATTCGCTCTGCAAGGAAGCCCTCTGAGCAACAAAGACCAACCATGTCGACATTTAAACCAGACACAAAGAGTGCTCCGGGTGGCTGCCATGATGCAAAGCAAGATCTGGATTCCTCTGTTCCCGAGTCATCAAGTAACGGTCCCAGTCAAGAACGTAAAGTCAGCGTGCTTGAAGTAAAGGCTGTTCCAGAGCAAAATACCGGAATAATTGGCACCAAGACTGTTAGCGAGACATACGAGGAGAGCGACAGCTTCGGCAACGTGTTCGTTTCTTCTGTGACTTCAACATTTGTAACTAATCAGCCCGATGGCAAAACGTCGGCTATGTTTGAAGTAGTTGGAGGTCCTGCCAGGTATGAAGTGACGACATCACCTTTAATGCAAAGATCCAGGCGTCCGTTCGAAGACAAAGTGTTGAGCAACGCCAAGCAGAATGGAACAGTGTTTGTAACATTCAGTCAAccaaagcaaaagaaataa